A region of the Drosophila subpulchrella strain 33 F10 #4 breed RU33 chromosome 3L, RU_Dsub_v1.1 Primary Assembly, whole genome shotgun sequence genome:
tgtttaatttcaattcatttcatttgaatattacttttcttttaacaaaaatattcaCAGATATAGAGATGAACTAAAAACGTAGGCAGTACAAACACTtgaataaatacaaataaaattatgCTGTACACAAGTTGAGCGACAAACTTTCAAAACTATAtacagaaaatatttaaaactgtTAAAATCATGGAAAACAAAACTTAAACACAGTCTTTCCGTTTACAGAACTCTCAAAAACAATTGCTGCTACTTATTATCTAAATCTAACAATAACTATAATAAGATCCGATAACTAAGTAATTACAACAGAACTTGACAATTGTATATACATCTACATAATATCCAGTCAGCataaatttgttaaattaTTTTGATTGGTTGTGCTCTTCTTTTGATTGCTTCACAGGACTAGGCTGCTGATTCTGGCTCATCAGGGATATACAATACatattgatatatatatagatatgtataaaatCCTAAGCATATTTTACATTAATTTCACTTAATGGTTCAGTTCTTAGCTAGATTAGTTGTATTTGATACATAACGCCTGAGGGTAGGCAGTGTTTCTGGATCAGTTTTCTTCAAGACCCACGATCAAAAAACCCGATCGCTGAGCTTTAGACTGAGTGGAGTTTTGGGGGCCAACAGGAACTCGAATTCCGTTTCCAGGGGCTTCACAAAACTCACATCAAAGGCCAGCACCATCTGAAAAACATAATTATATAGGATGGTTATTCAGTGATTCCTTCCCATATTAAGATATAGATACTTACCTTAGCTAGCAGTAGCACTACCTCCATTTCCACAAAACGCTTTCCCGGACACGATCTTCGACCCACTCCGAAGGGCACCACAATACTGGCACTATCCACATTCACCGTGAAATTCTCCGTGGCAGGATCAATCCATCGCTCCGGGGAAAACTGCTGGGCTCCCTTAAAGTTGCTGTCCTTGTGACACGCGATCATATTCTGACAGAGGACCACGGTCTAAGGATCAGgaaaacattattaaaataaattttaaaatataaagttttaaggtagatatttttctataaaaaTAGGTTTTCGGTTTgtcataaaatattaaaagttaaaACCTAATAAATCATTATATTTCTTTCATTATGACAGTTTCTATTACCAGTACTTTGAAATctgatataaatatttgttaaagTAATACTATCTCTTGAATGTTTTAAGCAATTTGAAAGActgatttttaatattttttttatagatttgaaaattcaaaactgAATGGTCGTCTATTTTAACCATTAACTCACCCCTGCATTTAGCGAATAGCCCGAAAGCTCCATGTCCTCCTCCAATATTCTGGCCAAACAAAAGGCAGTGGGCCTCAGTCTGTAGGACTCTTGTATACAGGCCTTCGTGTAAGTGGCATTTGTTAAAGCATCCTGCAGGATATTCGTGTCCCGATACTCGCAGAATTCACTGAGGATGCGGGGCATGGCCCCAGGATCCCCAGTAACGGAACTCAGCACAAACAACAAGGTGTTGGCTagctgaaaaataaaaattattttaaaaaggaaGCCTTTTAAAATGCATAGGGAAACCCTCACAGTTTCTATGCCCGCGGCTATAAAGTCTATAATAGCCGACTTCTTGTCTCTAATATCAAGATCCTTGAGCTCCAGAATATTGAGAAAGATACTCCGCAATCCAGCAGCGTCCTCGTCCTCGCAGGCAGCCGACTTTTTGAGCTCCTCCAGCTCGTGGTCGATGATCTCGGAGATCACACTGGGTTATAAGCGATTTGAGTTAGATGGGAATAGAATGGGAGACCATACCTATACCTACTCATAGATCAAGTCCTCGGCCTTGGCGAACTCCCTGTACGTTTTGGTGGGAAAGTATTTCCACAGACCCAGACCGTAGTAAGAGTCCCTTTGGGAGATGAAAAGCTGTTTGACAGCAGCGGCCAGTTGGCTGATCTTCTGCGGCTGTTGGGTATCGACAGCCAGGAAACCCATCCTCCGGCCCAACATCAAAGTGCAGACGGCCTCCAGACCCATCAGATTGGCCAGATCTTCGAATCTGGGAACCACCAGGGTCTCCGGATCCCGTCTAGATTTCAGCAGTTCGATGAAATCATCGCAAACCGCATTCAAGGCGGGCAGGAAGTTCTGCAGAACCCTGGGAGAAGTAATGCTGGAGGTCAAGGAGGATCGAAGTCGCTGCCAACTTGGTCCCTGTTCGTTCACGATTCCCACACTCGCATAGCGATCCGGTCGGGATTGGCGATACATCACGATGATCTCGGTGGGCGGTCTGAATGGGTATTTGCTGGGATACTTCAGCACCTTCTCCAGATCCTCGCGGTTGTACAGGTGCACAATGGGCACATTGGAGGGCATCACCTCGAGTACTATGTCACCGTATTGCCTGTTGAGATCTAGAACATAGcatttcaaaaattcatattaCGTTCTACTTTAGTGCTTAGAAACTCAATCTACAATctacttttattaaaaatagtgATTCAATTCGTGCTTATTAATTcatattacatattatttaaatgtttagAAACTTGGAAATACAAAAATTAGTATATtacaaagtttttaaaaatgtatatttataaatattatgataTCATTTCCTCCTtgattaaaatattgaataaaaataataattattataattatttggttttgttggataatcaattaaataaaacccaaaaaaattcTCAAATATAGAAACCGTTTAGAAATCCTCTTAAGTAAAAGGTGTTATATAATTCTTGCTAACGAAAGTAtttataacttatagttttcTAGAAAATGTCTTATTGAATAAAAagaataattattattattatttggttttgTTGGATAATCAAATAAATGAAACCCAAACTTTTCTCAAAAATAGAAACCGTTTAGAAAACCCCTTTAATAAATGGTGTTATATGATTCTTGCTAACGGGAGTAtttataacttatagttttcTAGATAATGTCTTACCCGCATATACCTCGTGCAGCTTGGTCATCTTGTAGCGGCGGAAGAAGAACAGGAATATCCACTTGGTGCCCAGGAAGGGGATCCTCTGCGGCCCGGGGATGTCCCAGATGCCACGCCTCCGCTTCCTTGGCGCCTCCGGTTCGATCGGCGCGGCATGGTAGCAATCCTCCAGTGGCGTGTCCTTGAGGAGCGGCCGGAGGTAAATCTCCGCCAATTTGTGCCGGTGGAGAGCGCAGTAGCAGCCGAGTACAAGTGCCAGGGCCAGCAACAGTATCACGGCCATTACCATGGGGCGCTGCAATTAGAATTCTGGGTCTTACTGACTTGATCCACTTTAGAGGCACTTATGCTAATTCTCCCATGCGATTCTAGGCCTTTAATTGAAGTCTGGCCTTTCGTTTCGACTCGATGCCAACCGGTCGACTAATTTGTATTTGGCTTTATATAGCTTTCTTGGCCACCAGTCGCCCAGCTGATCATCGATTTTGCATTATTATTGCCAACAGGCGATAACATTTTGTTCTCGGTTCTTGGTTCTCAGGTTTTTTTGGCTATTCTGCAAGGCAAATAAATGTCTGGCAGAAAAGAAACACGCTTTATGGGTTTTCAAGCCAGATAAGATAATAGCCGCACAGGCGTGATAAAGTTCAAGGTTAATAGCCGAAAAATGTGTGTAACGATTGTGTTGCGAATTTCGCAAGATTGCAAAATGTCTATCAAATGCGATGTTAATAAAGAAATAGCTAATATtggctaaataaataaaaattccgCAACCAATAGAACAAGTTATTCTCCTTTTATAGAACTTAAGTCGCAAAATTATCTGATTGAAATTCATATGAATATACTAAACTaacattaattttttgtaGATCTTGGCCTACCCTAACCTACAGTATTTTAAAGTAACTCATATCTGAAAAAATCGCTTTAAATCTTTCTAAGAAAATCAAAATGGGAATGAGAATACTTCTTATTGGTTTCATTTTTCTTTCACCCCGTTCTTATTAGATCATTTCCAATCAAGaccttttccattttcctaTTGCTAACCGGAtataaaaacaatataaatAAGCTGGAATCGATTTAAACCTGACGGGGGTTACCTGCTCGGAGTGATTAATGAATGGCCCAGtcaaatacaaaaaaacagaatCAAGAAACCACTGATAGATGATCGATTCTAATATTTGCCCTGACCACACAACAGCACAGCCACACGATCGCTTGGCAAATAAATACGGAATACGAATAGAAACCCTCACTATGACTTTGGACTACCGAAAAATGGTATTTGCAAAAGAATTGGAGGGCCAGATAAGAAGTCTTCGGACACAGGTAAGTAATATCTTTATCTACGTAACGCCACTCGCATGGCAATGTGCCTGAGATTCGGCGGGAGAGGTGTGGCAAATCTTTCCATTAATGCAAATTCGCGGACCGATAGGCCTGTGCAAAAATAGAGAACAGAAAGAAGAAAATAAACTGGAAATACAAATCACAGACATCTGAGGCGAGCACTTCCTTCTTGGGGGCTTAATCACTTCCTCATCTCATCATGAGATCGCTTCTCAGCGCGACGCGTGCGCCGTTCTATGCGCTTCTCACTTTTCCAACGTGCTTAGaacaacaaaaacacaaaCTCGCTTTTTAATAAGAATTCTTGCGAATTCCCCTCTGCTCCGGCCCCATTCTCCGGCTTACTCTCTGATTAATATGCAGATGGGATCCGCTCGCGACTCACAACTCCACGCCGTTCTCATCGTTAGAGTTGCGTTAGAAGCAGGCAAAAGGTATAGCAGCTGGCCAAAACCGGCTTGGAAACCAGCTCCCAGCTCCAGGCCAAAAGAAGGAGAAGAAAGCACTCAGCGGTGGGTAGAAAGCATATTATGTAACCGATTATTATGTAAAACGAGAAACGATGGGAAAGTTCTTTCAcgtatttttgttttcttcgTCGCTCTGTTTTGATTTTGGAATTTCACAATTTCTGGATGTCATTTCTTCAGCTCCCCTAACTGGGTTAAGACGCAAATAaaaatttcgatttttttgtatttctttctTATTGACTATTTTGTTCTGAAGTCATTAACGCTTTTTGTTTACCGCAACAAAAATGACATACAAGAAATCGAAATTTATGGGCTCGAAAATGACGCGACTTATTGGGTACTGAGAATTTAAACTGATTTTTGTAGGAGATAAAAAAATAGGAAGGGGTTCGGCAAAAGAAGATTTTACTTAGATTGAGAGGTagttgtttatatttttggaTTTCTCAATTGAAAAATCTGCTTAGATATTTGATCTAACATCTCATATCAGTTCTTTCACTTTTCTTTAGCCAGGCCAGCATCTAATGCCTTTCTAACATAAGACTGTTTTCAGCGGGTTCTGGGACGGAAAGCAAGTTTGGTTCGTGGCTTAGACCAGGCTTTCTGCAAAGCGGCAAAACGGCAAAAATCTAATGAGAAAATTTCTCTATTTCTATTTGCGAGGCTTACTTTGTCGCTCGCCGTTTGCACATCGTTGGCCGTACATTGAACTTGGCTATAGCCAAAGTCAAGATAATGGATACACAGAAAATAAGTTCgatttaaaaatcatttcaatATTTGTTACCTATCTAACTCTACCTATATTATTCACAAAAAATTTAGTAAGCTCAACTAATGATTGATTATACATTGATACCTTTTAAGCGATATAACAAAAAGGTCCCACGTTAATATTTTCAACATAATACTAATGAAATTCCATCTAAATTCAGAGTTTAAATATCTTGGATCAACATTATATGTTTcgtttcatattttatttagatTACATTAACATTTATAAAATCGTTTTGATGACCAGACTTTAAGATAATTATATGTAACATGTTATCCCATATTTTTTGCCGTGTAAGTCCCTCTCTGTTAACTCTTTTCGTACCTCTTTTTTTGGCAAGAGAAGGAGGTAGGAAACAGCTGACCGAGGAAAGAAATTGTTAAGCCAAGTTTCCCGTTTGTCGATGGCCGTGACCATGAAGCCCCGGCCGATGTCTTGTCGTGTGCACTATATATATGGCTATATGGCCATTCGGGTGTGGGGGGCACAAGTGACATAATCTGCTGATGTCTGGCTCTGCGGATCGCCAAGTGTTTGAGCTGAGCTCGGGGCTTCTGTAACTGCGCAGCGGCCAGAGTTTTTGGGCCATTTTTTCGGCGGGGTTCTTGATTCGATGCGATTTGCATAAATGTGACAAAAtgtgccaataaaaaaagCCAAAATAGCGAATAAATAACGAGCTAAGAATCAATTGGCATATATAGATGTATGTAAATTCTGACGAAAACACAAACTTgtttattttgcaaaaaaatctgcagacaaaaaaaattgtaaattattacactttttttttgtattgtgTCACATTTTGTGGCCTGTCGTCGTGGGTTTTTGGCAACGTGTGCAGGCCCAGTCGCACTTACGTTTAATTATTATGTTAACTCGGATTTCTTCTTCTATTCCGGCTTTTCAGTGCCAGTGGACAGTCTGACGCCAAAAGCAGAAATTAATTTGGCCCAGCACCCGACATTCATTCCTGATGCCTCAGCAAAGTTTGCCAAAATCGATCGAAATCCAATCGAAAAAGGAAGGTGAAATGTGATCGCAGAACAAGTCGCGGAATGCCATCAAATTTGCGTAAGCGCGCGTGGAGATTTaggaaaaaataaagatatttatataACAGTCAAATAAAGAAAGACGTGTGACAGGTAAAGTTAATGTGGAGCATCAGAACCGCTTGAAATTGGTAACaagttgaaaataaatttaagctCAAAGATTTACTTCtccaattatttttattaaaaaaatcagCCTAATGGGAAGCttacaattgtttttgattagtaacatatttaaaataaaagcaataAACATGTAACCACAGCTCCCAAAACCCCATTCTAAAGACAAATGTATCATCATCATCGACAACGACCCCAAGTATTTATAATCTGTCGGTCAATGCACGTTACATTTTTGccaaacacaaaaatcaagtTAAGctaaagaaagtaaaataaaataaagccaATGGAACATATTTGAAATGGAAACGTAATCGATTGCATTAACTGGGCAGGtattcattaaatttaaaatctgaTATTTACCAGATGAAATAACAACAGACGAGAAGCTCCACCAGCTGATGACGCTTTTTTAATGATGATAATGAACTTGAAGCTCTCTCACATAATtgataacaaaagaaaatcatcaaaaaatattattattatttcttctttttgcgtTACACTTGAAAACGCTCGTGCTCGCTgataaatatgaaataataatggagaaaaaattaataaataaataaaaaatgactTCAGGGCGCCGTGAGAAGAGAAGTGGAGAGCTGAGAGGCTAATTGCAATTTAATGCGTTTGTTTGCCGAAGTATAACACGATTTATTTTCCAAGATACATGCACGCATTCTCGTATACATTTTCATATATACTTTTTGAAGTTCGATTCAGTTTTATTTTAGCCATATTGCATTTTATGATTAACTGAGCTTCAGTCGCCGTTGCGgtaatgtaaatatttaatcaaaTCATTTAACATTCCATGGAACTGTATATATACGAAgaaatgaaatgtatttgaAAAGTTCTTTGGTGTCTGGCACAAAAatgatatattattaaaaaaactaaaaggtatgtttaaattatttataagcccagttaatttaaaaataataaaaataaataaaattgaaagGACTGTCACTGTAAGGGCATGATCAATTAAAGTTTCAAAGTTAAATATAACTAAAGCAAAAATCAGGCGATGACATAAATAGTTTTATTCATCTCATGACCCTAGCTTTTAATCAAACCACTAATAAAActctaaaaaaaatacttaccGCTTAAATGTGGTCTTTTTTAAATCCAAAAAGTTTAGATCGTCTGCAGGCTAGATCCGACTTGTATGCATTTTTAATAGCATTGCATCACTAATGCTTGGTTATCACtttgcaaatatttttgaaatattttgatgTTGCATCATTATTGCTTGTTACATT
Encoded here:
- the LOC119553087 gene encoding ecdysone 20-monooxygenase isoform X3; its protein translation is MVMAVILLLALALVLGCYCALHRHKLAEIYLRPLLKDTPLEDCYHAAPIEPEAPRKRRRGIWDIPGPQRIPFLGTKWIFLFFFRRYKMTKLHEVYADLNRQYGDIVLEVMPSNVPIVHLYNREDLEKVLKYPSKYPFRPPTEIIVMYRQSRPDRYASVGIVNEQGPSWQRLRSSLTSSITSPRVLQNFLPALNAVCDDFIELLKSRRDPETLVVPRFEDLANLMGLEAVCTLMLGRRMGFLAVDTQQPQKISQLAAAVKQLFISQRDSYYGLGLWKYFPTKTYREFAKAEDLIYE
- the LOC119553087 gene encoding ecdysone 20-monooxygenase isoform X1 codes for the protein MVMAVILLLALALVLGCYCALHRHKLAEIYLRPLLKDTPLEDCYHAAPIEPEAPRKRRRGIWDIPGPQRIPFLGTKWIFLFFFRRYKMTKLHEVYADLNRQYGDIVLEVMPSNVPIVHLYNREDLEKVLKYPSKYPFRPPTEIIVMYRQSRPDRYASVGIVNEQGPSWQRLRSSLTSSITSPRVLQNFLPALNAVCDDFIELLKSRRDPETLVVPRFEDLANLMGLEAVCTLMLGRRMGFLAVDTQQPQKISQLAAAVKQLFISQRDSYYGLGLWKYFPTKTYREFAKAEDLIYDVISEIIDHELEELKKSAACEDEDAAGLRSIFLNILELKDLDIRDKKSAIIDFIAAGIETLANTLLFVLSSVTGDPGAMPRILSEFCEYRDTNILQDALTNATYTKACIQESYRLRPTAFCLARILEEDMELSGYSLNAGTVVLCQNMIACHKDSNFKGAQQFSPERWIDPATENFTVNVDSASIVVPFGVGRRSCPGKRFVEMEVVLLLAKMVLAFDVSFVKPLETEFEFLLAPKTPLSLKLSDRVF
- the LOC119553087 gene encoding ecdysone 20-monooxygenase isoform X2; amino-acid sequence: MPSNVPIVHLYNREDLEKVLKYPSKYPFRPPTEIIVMYRQSRPDRYASVGIVNEQGPSWQRLRSSLTSSITSPRVLQNFLPALNAVCDDFIELLKSRRDPETLVVPRFEDLANLMGLEAVCTLMLGRRMGFLAVDTQQPQKISQLAAAVKQLFISQRDSYYGLGLWKYFPTKTYREFAKAEDLIYDVISEIIDHELEELKKSAACEDEDAAGLRSIFLNILELKDLDIRDKKSAIIDFIAAGIETLANTLLFVLSSVTGDPGAMPRILSEFCEYRDTNILQDALTNATYTKACIQESYRLRPTAFCLARILEEDMELSGYSLNAGTVVLCQNMIACHKDSNFKGAQQFSPERWIDPATENFTVNVDSASIVVPFGVGRRSCPGKRFVEMEVVLLLAKMVLAFDVSFVKPLETEFEFLLAPKTPLSLKLSDRVF